In Serratia sp. FDAARGOS_506, a genomic segment contains:
- the rstB gene encoding two-component system sensor histidine kinase RstB — MRKLFVQFFLLLFVCFLVMAMLVGLVYKVTAERAGRQSMDDLMKSSLYLMRSELREIPLKDWNKTIATLDLNLSFKLHIEPLGKQELSEDLKKRLRLGEIIALDDQYTFMQRIPRSHYVLVVGPIPYLFYLHQMRLLDLVLLVFIGMSLALPVFLWMRPHWQDLLKLENAAQRLGAGHLDERTHFDPTSSLSRLGVAFNQMADNVNTLIASKKQLIDGIAHELRTPLVRLRYRLEMSDNLSESEQQALNRDIGQLESLIDELLTYARLDRPQVALNIEPIDLPKWLEDKVDDIRLIHQERDIQLDIPHVGDFGGVDLRLMERVLDNLVNNALRYSEQRLRVGLWFDGDLACLQVEDDGPGIPPEERERVFEPFVRLDPSRDRATGGCGLGLAIVHSIAVAYQGQVFVEGSSLGGASFRFCWPVKPTFSLKADLA; from the coding sequence ATGAGAAAACTTTTCGTCCAGTTCTTCCTGCTGTTGTTCGTCTGTTTTCTGGTGATGGCGATGCTGGTCGGCCTGGTGTACAAGGTGACCGCCGAGCGCGCCGGGCGCCAGTCGATGGACGACTTGATGAAAAGTTCGCTGTATCTGATGCGCAGCGAGCTGCGCGAAATCCCGCTGAAGGACTGGAACAAGACCATCGCCACACTGGATCTCAACCTGTCGTTCAAGCTGCATATCGAACCGCTCGGCAAACAGGAGCTGAGCGAGGATTTGAAAAAACGGCTGCGGCTGGGGGAAATCATCGCCCTCGACGATCAATACACCTTTATGCAGCGCATTCCGCGCAGCCACTATGTGTTGGTAGTTGGCCCCATTCCTTATCTGTTCTATCTGCACCAGATGCGCCTGTTGGATCTGGTGCTGCTGGTGTTTATCGGCATGTCGCTGGCGCTGCCGGTGTTCCTGTGGATGCGGCCGCACTGGCAAGACCTGCTCAAGCTGGAAAACGCCGCCCAACGGCTCGGCGCCGGGCATCTGGATGAGCGCACCCACTTCGATCCCACCTCCAGCCTGAGCAGGCTCGGCGTGGCGTTCAACCAGATGGCCGACAACGTCAACACGCTGATCGCGAGCAAGAAACAGCTGATCGACGGCATCGCCCACGAGCTGCGCACGCCCCTGGTGCGCCTGCGTTATCGGCTCGAAATGAGCGATAACCTGTCCGAAAGCGAGCAGCAGGCGCTGAACCGCGATATCGGCCAGTTGGAGTCGCTGATTGACGAGCTGCTGACCTATGCCCGTCTGGACCGTCCGCAGGTTGCGTTAAACATTGAACCCATCGATCTGCCAAAGTGGCTCGAGGATAAGGTCGATGATATCCGTCTTATTCATCAGGAACGCGACATCCAGCTCGATATCCCGCACGTCGGCGACTTCGGCGGCGTCGATCTGCGCCTGATGGAGCGCGTGCTCGACAACCTGGTCAACAACGCGCTGCGCTATTCCGAACAGCGTCTGCGCGTTGGCCTGTGGTTTGACGGCGACCTCGCCTGTTTGCAGGTCGAGGATGACGGACCGGGTATCCCGCCGGAAGAGCGCGAACGGGTATTTGAACCTTTCGTCCGTCTCGACCCCAGCCGCGATCGCGCTACCGGCGGCTGCGGGTTGGGGCTGGCCATCGTCCATTCCATCGCCGTCGCCTACCAGGGACAGGTGTTCGTCGAAGGCAGTTCGCTCGGCGGCGCCAGCTTCCGTTTCTGCTGGCCGGTGAAGCCGACATTCAGTTTAAAAGCCGATCTGGCGTAA
- a CDS encoding carboxypeptidase M32, protein MTPAHSNTSAYDHLRALFSRLSRFGHLSAIAGWDMQTMMPPGGSKARSEALAELSVLQHQILTAESTGALLDRAQQETLDELDRANLREMRRQYEDAVLLPASLVEAKSLAGARCEHAWRAQRPANDWDGFAENLREVVKLSREEAQIRAQAAGTSRYDALLNLYEPGMRSSDLDRIFGDLKSWLPDLLQRVVAKQANEPCQTPQGPFNVDTQRQLSLSVMKLLGFNFDNGRVDVSAHPFCGGVPEDVRITTRYNEKEFLTALLGIVHETGHARYEQNLPRDLLGQPVALARSTAIHESQSLLFEMQLARGNEFLKILRPLVTAQFGEQPALEEANFIRLNQRVKPGLIRVDADEVSYPAHVILRYEIEKALIEGDIEVEDIPALWNEKMHAYLGLDTIGNYRNGCMQDIHWTDGAFGYFPTYTLGAMYAAQLFHSVRQALPSLSEDIAAGNLQPLFHWLQHNIWRHGSRFPTETLIANATGEALNPRYFRQHLENRYL, encoded by the coding sequence ATGACACCTGCACATTCCAACACGTCTGCTTACGATCACCTGCGCGCCCTGTTCAGCCGGCTATCGCGTTTCGGCCACCTGTCCGCTATCGCCGGTTGGGACATGCAAACCATGATGCCGCCGGGCGGTAGCAAGGCGCGCTCCGAAGCGCTGGCCGAGCTGAGCGTGCTGCAGCACCAGATTTTAACGGCGGAGAGCACCGGCGCGCTGTTGGATCGCGCACAGCAAGAGACGCTGGACGAACTCGACCGTGCCAACCTGCGCGAAATGCGCCGCCAATACGAAGACGCCGTGCTGCTGCCGGCCTCGCTGGTCGAAGCCAAATCGCTCGCCGGCGCGCGCTGCGAACACGCCTGGCGCGCCCAGCGCCCGGCCAACGATTGGGACGGCTTCGCCGAGAACCTGCGCGAAGTGGTCAAACTCAGCCGGGAAGAGGCGCAGATCCGCGCACAGGCGGCCGGCACCAGCCGTTACGACGCCCTGCTCAACCTGTATGAACCGGGCATGCGCAGCAGCGATCTCGACCGCATCTTCGGCGATTTGAAGAGCTGGTTGCCAGATCTGTTGCAGCGCGTGGTGGCCAAACAGGCCAATGAGCCTTGCCAGACACCGCAGGGCCCGTTCAATGTGGACACCCAGCGCCAGCTGAGCCTCAGCGTGATGAAACTGCTCGGTTTCAACTTCGACAACGGCCGCGTCGACGTCAGTGCCCACCCGTTCTGCGGCGGCGTGCCGGAAGATGTGCGCATCACCACCCGTTACAACGAGAAAGAGTTTCTGACCGCGCTGCTCGGCATCGTGCATGAGACCGGCCACGCCCGCTACGAGCAGAATCTGCCGCGCGATCTGCTCGGCCAGCCGGTCGCCCTGGCCCGTTCCACCGCTATCCATGAATCGCAGAGCCTGCTGTTCGAAATGCAGCTGGCGCGCGGCAATGAATTCCTGAAAATCTTGCGTCCGCTGGTTACCGCGCAGTTTGGCGAACAGCCGGCGCTGGAAGAAGCCAACTTCATTCGCCTCAACCAGCGCGTTAAACCGGGCCTGATCCGCGTCGACGCCGACGAGGTGAGCTATCCTGCCCACGTCATCTTGCGTTACGAAATTGAAAAAGCGCTGATCGAGGGCGATATCGAAGTGGAAGACATTCCGGCGTTGTGGAATGAGAAGATGCATGCTTACCTCGGCCTTGACACCATCGGCAACTACCGCAACGGCTGCATGCAGGATATTCACTGGACCGACGGCGCTTTCGGCTACTTCCCGACATACACGCTCGGCGCGATGTACGCCGCGCAGCTGTTCCACAGCGTGCGTCAGGCCCTGCCTTCGCTGAGCGAGGACATCGCCGCCGGCAATCTGCAGCCGCTGTTCCACTGGTTGCAGCATAACATCTGGCGCCACGGTAGCCGTTTCCCGACCGAGACGCTGATCGCCAACGCGACTGGTGAAGCGCTCAACCCACGCTACTTCCGCCAGCATTTGGAAAACCGCTACCTGTAA
- a CDS encoding alpha/beta fold hydrolase produces MNEITIRCGVTEQGEIPLAYEDWGDEAHPPLLLIMGIGAQLLLWPDDFCRALVAKGFRVIRYDNRDVGLSGKTQAQRTQPLWLLMLRAQLGWQTPVPYTLADMAADATHLLDHLRIPQAHVLGASMGGMIAQVLAADYPQRVASLCILFSSTNQPLLPPPAPSLLWLLVRRPAADLTLQERREGMKASLRALGTRCYPPEEAELDTLVHRLLKRGVDPEGMQRQLSALLGSGDLRRYSRRIAAPTLVIHGDRDRLVRKAGGVAIASAVANARLHIMPGMGHDLPAPLRPQLAAMIARHALG; encoded by the coding sequence ATGAACGAGATAACGATTCGTTGTGGCGTGACTGAACAGGGCGAAATACCGCTGGCCTATGAGGACTGGGGCGATGAGGCGCATCCGCCGCTGTTGCTCATTATGGGCATCGGCGCGCAGCTTCTGTTGTGGCCTGACGATTTCTGCCGCGCCCTGGTAGCGAAGGGATTTCGGGTGATCCGTTATGACAACCGCGACGTCGGCCTTTCCGGCAAAACGCAGGCGCAACGCACGCAGCCGTTGTGGCTGCTGATGCTGCGCGCCCAGCTCGGTTGGCAAACGCCGGTGCCTTATACCCTGGCGGACATGGCGGCGGACGCGACGCATCTGCTCGATCATCTGCGCATCCCACAGGCCCACGTACTGGGCGCCTCGATGGGCGGCATGATCGCGCAGGTATTGGCCGCCGACTATCCGCAGCGCGTCGCCTCGTTGTGCATCTTGTTCTCCAGCACCAATCAACCGCTGTTGCCGCCGCCGGCACCTTCGCTGTTGTGGCTGTTGGTGCGCAGGCCTGCGGCCGATTTGACGCTGCAGGAGCGCCGCGAGGGGATGAAAGCCTCCCTGCGCGCGCTCGGCACCCGGTGTTATCCGCCGGAAGAGGCGGAGCTGGATACGTTGGTGCATCGGCTGTTGAAGCGGGGCGTGGATCCGGAAGGTATGCAGCGGCAACTTTCCGCGTTGCTCGGCAGCGGAGATCTACGTCGTTACAGCCGGCGCATCGCCGCGCCGACGCTGGTCATTCACGGCGATCGCGATCGGCTGGTGCGCAAGGCGGGCGGGGTGGCGATCGCCAGTGCGGTCGCCAACGCCAGATTACATATTATGCCGGGCATGGGGCATGACCTGCCGGCCCCGTTGAGGCCGCAACTGGCGGCGATGATCGCCCGTCATGCACTGGGATGA
- the asr gene encoding acid resistance repetitive basic protein Asr has protein sequence MKKVLALVVAAAMGLSSVAFAAEAATTAPAATATTATAAPAKAQVKHHGKKAPVQKAQAAKKHHKKAGKKAPAQKAQAAKKHHKKASHKKA, from the coding sequence ATGAAAAAAGTATTAGCTCTGGTTGTTGCCGCTGCAATGGGTCTGTCTTCCGTGGCTTTCGCTGCCGAGGCTGCCACCACCGCACCTGCGGCTACCGCAACCACCGCCACCGCTGCGCCGGCTAAAGCTCAGGTGAAACACCACGGCAAGAAGGCCCCGGTTCAGAAAGCTCAGGCGGCCAAAAAGCATCACAAAAAAGCCGGTAAGAAAGCCCCAGCTCAAAAAGCCCAGGCGGCTAAAAAGCACCACAAGAAAGCCAGCCACAAAAAAGCGTAA
- a CDS encoding serine protease, with protein sequence MRISVLLLLCSLPLIAAQAARADGPSKAEQTRLFFGKDERIKVTDTAAQPWQAIGQVETASGNLCTATLISPHLALTAGHCVLAPPGQLDKAVALRFVAGDKSWQYQTDNIETLVDSKLGKKLKPDGDGWIVPPAAAAYDFALIRLKDKKPLPIAPLPLWQGDSKALTQALKQAKRLITQAGYPEDHLDDLYSHQNCKVTGWAQQGVLSHQCDTLPGDSGSPLLLKTADGWQLIAIQSSAPAAKDRYRADNRALAVPGIREALDALAAGK encoded by the coding sequence ATGCGCATATCCGTTTTACTGTTGCTGTGCTCACTCCCGCTCATCGCTGCTCAGGCGGCACGTGCCGACGGCCCATCCAAGGCCGAGCAAACACGTCTGTTTTTCGGCAAAGATGAACGAATCAAGGTCACGGATACCGCCGCCCAGCCGTGGCAAGCCATTGGCCAGGTCGAAACCGCCAGCGGCAATCTGTGTACCGCCACGCTGATCTCCCCGCACCTGGCGTTGACCGCCGGCCACTGCGTACTGGCGCCACCCGGGCAGTTGGATAAAGCCGTCGCTCTACGCTTCGTTGCGGGCGATAAGTCCTGGCAGTATCAAACCGACAATATCGAAACTCTGGTCGACAGCAAGCTGGGCAAAAAGCTGAAGCCGGACGGTGATGGCTGGATCGTGCCGCCCGCCGCTGCCGCTTATGACTTTGCGCTGATCCGTCTGAAAGACAAAAAGCCCTTGCCGATCGCACCGTTGCCGCTGTGGCAAGGCGACAGCAAGGCGCTGACCCAGGCTCTGAAACAGGCCAAACGGCTGATTACTCAGGCGGGTTACCCGGAAGACCATCTGGATGACCTCTATAGCCACCAAAACTGCAAGGTAACCGGCTGGGCCCAGCAAGGCGTACTGTCGCACCAGTGTGACACCCTGCCCGGCGACAGCGGTTCACCGCTACTGTTGAAAACCGCCGACGGCTGGCAGCTGATCGCCATCCAAAGTTCGGCGCCGGCGGCGAAAGATCGCTATCGCGCCGATAACCGTGCCCTGGCGGTGCCCGGCATCCGCGAAGCGCTGGACGCCCTGGCGGCAGGCAAGTAA
- a CDS encoding helix-turn-helix domain-containing protein codes for MALIQQHHPFDPDRLPAPVLGIAAELAEHDSGLHWHQRSQLLYAPQGCMTVTLAQQWLILPPTRSVWIPGGIAHRVQLRGRVAYRSLYFEPTLTAAMPPQAAVLAVNPLLAAIVERIAHWPLDYTLAQPQARDLLAVLINELGEAQRENTQLRLPQDRRLAAWLATLPESDELPGLAALAQCLNLHAKTLTRLFQRETGLSYQQWCQQWRLMRAIELLASLPSVSAVAQRLGFSSDSAFIAFFSQFTGTTPRRYMQGADKAQRRIVRR; via the coding sequence ATGGCGCTGATTCAACAGCATCACCCGTTCGATCCGGATCGGCTGCCGGCACCGGTGCTCGGCATCGCGGCCGAACTGGCGGAGCATGACTCCGGGCTGCATTGGCATCAGCGTTCGCAGCTACTGTATGCGCCACAGGGGTGCATGACGGTCACGTTGGCGCAGCAGTGGCTGATTCTGCCACCGACGCGCAGCGTCTGGATACCGGGCGGCATTGCGCACCGGGTGCAGCTGCGCGGCCGCGTCGCTTATCGTTCGTTGTATTTCGAGCCGACGCTGACGGCCGCGATGCCGCCACAGGCTGCGGTGTTGGCGGTGAACCCGCTGTTGGCGGCGATCGTCGAGCGCATCGCGCACTGGCCGCTGGACTATACGTTGGCGCAACCCCAGGCGCGTGATTTGTTGGCGGTGCTGATCAATGAGTTGGGCGAGGCGCAGCGGGAAAATACCCAGCTGCGGCTGCCGCAGGATAGGCGTCTTGCCGCCTGGCTGGCGACGCTGCCGGAGAGCGATGAATTGCCGGGGTTGGCGGCATTGGCGCAGTGCTTGAACCTGCACGCCAAAACGCTGACGCGACTGTTTCAGCGAGAAACCGGCCTGAGCTATCAGCAGTGGTGCCAGCAGTGGCGGCTGATGCGCGCGATCGAGCTGTTGGCGTCGTTGCCGTCGGTCAGCGCGGTGGCGCAGCGGTTGGGGTTTTCCAGCGACAGCGCGTTTATCGCCTTTTTTAGTCAGTTCACCGGCACCACACCGCGGCGCTATATGCAAGGGGCGGATAAAGCACAACGGCGCATAGTGCGCCGTTGA
- a CDS encoding MFS transporter codes for MQRLSLPLLVTAIMTPQILETLYSPALTAIRSDFSVSAAQAGQTLSIYFFAFALGVAFWGAFCDRFGRRPAMLAGLALYLVGAGIALLSGSFTLLLAARALIAFGAAVGSIVTQTMLRDVYQGPALGRMFALVGIALSISPLLGMFAGGALVTWGGSAAIFTAQAAWALALLLWSYGTLPETRQRQTTRATVPGIALTTILRDRHIWCSALLVASFNIMVFSYFSLAPFMFEKLGLDSQQFGYSGVMLALGSLAGALLNRHLLARGVSTKRQILLGGLLALASGVALFWWQHSLWMLLPCALVMLAFGLAIPNVLSQALTRYRQQLGTAGALFGLLYYLLIGLGLTIAARGQNLAATLLLCGLLSLWCAGRLPAGAPELSPKAAR; via the coding sequence ATGCAACGCTTATCTTTACCGCTGCTCGTCACCGCCATTATGACGCCTCAGATCCTGGAAACGCTGTACAGCCCGGCGCTCACCGCCATCCGCAGCGATTTCAGCGTCAGCGCCGCACAGGCCGGACAGACGTTATCCATCTATTTCTTCGCCTTCGCCCTCGGCGTCGCCTTTTGGGGAGCCTTTTGCGATCGGTTCGGCCGCCGTCCGGCGATGCTGGCCGGCCTGGCGCTTTATCTGGTCGGCGCCGGCATCGCGCTGCTGAGCGGCAGTTTCACGCTGTTGCTGGCCGCTCGTGCGCTGATCGCCTTCGGCGCCGCGGTCGGTTCGATCGTCACGCAAACCATGCTGCGCGATGTCTATCAAGGCCCGGCGCTGGGGCGCATGTTCGCGCTGGTCGGTATCGCGCTCTCCATCAGCCCGCTGCTGGGGATGTTTGCCGGCGGCGCGCTGGTCACCTGGGGCGGCAGCGCGGCGATTTTCACCGCGCAAGCGGCCTGGGCGCTGGCGCTGCTGCTGTGGAGTTACGGCACATTGCCGGAAACGCGACAGCGGCAAACCACAAGGGCCACCGTACCGGGCATTGCCCTGACGACGATCCTGCGCGATCGGCACATCTGGTGTTCAGCACTGCTGGTCGCCAGCTTCAATATCATGGTGTTCAGCTACTTCAGCCTGGCCCCGTTCATGTTCGAAAAGCTGGGATTGGACAGCCAACAGTTTGGCTACTCGGGCGTGATGCTGGCGCTGGGCAGCCTGGCGGGAGCGCTGTTGAACCGCCATCTGCTGGCACGCGGCGTGAGCACAAAACGTCAGATCCTGTTAGGCGGTTTGCTGGCGCTGGCCAGCGGCGTGGCATTGTTCTGGTGGCAACACAGCCTGTGGATGCTGCTTCCCTGTGCGCTGGTGATGCTGGCGTTCGGGCTGGCTATCCCGAATGTGCTGAGCCAGGCGCTGACCCGCTACCGGCAGCAACTCGGCACTGCCGGTGCGTTATTCGGGCTGCTGTACTATCTGTTGATCGGCCTGGGGCTAACGATCGCGGCGCGCGGGCAGAATTTGGCCGCTACGCTGCTGCTGTGCGGTCTGTTAAGCCTGTGGTGCGCCGGCCGGTTGCCGGCCGGCGCACCTGAGCTTAGCCCGAAAGCTGCTCGATAG